The window AGGCAACTGAGGCAATCTTCTCCTGAGTTCAATAGGAATCTGCCATTGAGGGGTATTCCTGTAAACCGAATTGTCGAAGCTGGAGAACCCACGGTGTATTGCTGCCAGTTTGGTTATCCCTGCCTTATTCAGCCTTTCCAAAGCTCCAATCCACAATTCCAAATCCGGATTTACGGGATTTTTTACCAAAACCGGGATATCCGTACCTTTCAATGTGTCTGCAATTTCCTGGACAGCAAAGGGATTGGCAGAAGTCCTGGCCCCGATCCATAAAATATCTACGCCATATTTGAGGGCTTCATAAGCATGTTTCATGTTGGCTACCTCAGTTGCTACGAGCATTCCGGTTTCTTCCTTTACCCTCTTCAGCCATGAAAGTCCTACTGACCCTACCCCTTCAAATGAGTTGGGCCTGGTCCGGGGTTTCCAGATTCCGGCCCTGAATATCTTGACGTTATGTTTGGCCAATTCCTTTGCCGTTTCAAGTACCTGATCTTCGGTTTCAGCGCTGCAAGGCCCTGCTATGATCAAAGGGCGTTCAAATCCTTCGCCGGTGAAAGGAAATGGTTTTAAATCTAATGTTGCTTTCATGTTTAATTTTTTTTTAAGGTAGTTAAATGATTTTTTCTCCAACCGGATATTCGCCCAAAATGCTTAAATCGCTGATTA of the Bacteroidota bacterium genome contains:
- a CDS encoding bifunctional 3-deoxy-7-phosphoheptulonate synthase/chorismate mutase type II, which translates into the protein MKATLDLKPFPFTGEGFERPLIIAGPCSAETEDQVLETAKELAKHNVKIFRAGIWKPRTRPNSFEGVGSVGLSWLKRVKEETGMLVATEVANMKHAYEALKYGVDILWIGARTSANPFAVQEIADTLKGTDIPVLVKNPVNPDLELWIGALERLNKAGITKLAAIHRGFSSFDNSVYRNTPQWQIPIELRRRLPQLPIITDPSHISGNRKYLLEISQKAMDLDFDGLIIESHIHPEEALSDASQQLTPDDLQQLINKLVLRKPDPTGEALVTLEELRVLIDKYDDEIMTIFDKRMKVAEDIGRYKKANAITILQTKRWDEILNKRVGMGQKMGLSAEFIETVYKAIHIESINHQNAIMNENEEEKIQ